One genomic window of Dysgonomonas mossii includes the following:
- a CDS encoding zinc ribbon domain-containing protein YjdM: MGDTPNCPACSMENTYFDGTMFICPDCFHEWTGEAKAESDDMTPRDSNGAELQDGDAVTVIKDLKVKGSSMVIKRGTKVKSIRLTEEPTEVDCKIDGSSIVLKTCFLKK; encoded by the coding sequence ATGGGAGATACTCCAAATTGCCCTGCATGCAGCATGGAAAATACATATTTTGATGGTACTATGTTCATTTGTCCCGACTGTTTTCATGAATGGACAGGCGAAGCAAAAGCAGAATCAGACGATATGACACCACGAGACAGCAACGGCGCAGAGCTACAAGACGGAGATGCGGTTACAGTAATCAAAGATCTGAAAGTAAAAGGGTCATCGATGGTAATAAAAAGAGGTACGAAGGTAAAAAGTATCCGCCTTACAGAAGAACCCACTGAAGTAGATTGTAAGATAGACGGATCGAGCATTGTACTTAAAACATGCTTCCTGAAGAAATAA